Genomic segment of Corticium candelabrum chromosome 16, ooCorCand1.1, whole genome shotgun sequence:
TATTCAGTTCTGTTCTAGccttggtacagtacagtacggaaAGCTACTCGTACGTAGCACGTTGTCTACTCGGTCCTCAGACTACACATTTCACAACAACGCCCACCGAATTTGTGGTAATTCGGTCGAAGGGGCAGCTTCTCCTCGGCAGGAAATCAGCTCAACAGTTTGGAGTACTGCGGTTGAAACCTGAGCGACCGCACACCGCACACACGGTCAACACGTCTGGTGATCAGTTCCGGGTCGACATCGAACAGCGATACCCGCAGCTCTTTCACGGTGTCGGCAAGCTGGATGGCTACCAAGCGCATATTCACATTGATCCGCAGGTCAGACCAGTCGCACAAAAGCCACGACGGATTCCTTTCGCACTTAGAAAGCCTGTTTCGGACAGATTGGAAGAACTCCTTACGAAGGACATTATCGAGAAAGTCGACGGTCCTACGTCATGGGTTAGTCCAGTTGTCGTCGCGCCGAAGGCGTCCGGAGAAATACGCCTATGTGTTGACATGCGCCGTGCGAACGAGGCAATTATCCGTGAACGTTACCCAATTCCAACGGTTGATGAAATTCTACAAGCACTGAACGGCAGCACTGTCTTTTCAAAGCTTGATCTTCGATGGGGATTTCACCAGGTCGAGCTTGACGAGGCGTCACGTGATATCACTACATTCGCTGTCAACGACGGTCTCTACCGCTACAAACGCATGATGTTTGGCATCACATCGGCGCCAGAGAAGTACCAACACATTGTCAGCCAACTTTTGACCGATTGTCCGGGTGCACTGAATATTGCGGACGATCTCATTGTCTACGGGCCAGACCAAGGGACACATGACGCTAACCTGTTCCGAGTACTCGATCGCCTTCGAGAATGTGGTCTCACCCTCAACCTACAGAAGTGTTGGTTTCGCAGAACTAAAGTCGAGTTTTATGGCCTACAGCTGTCAGGACAGGGAGTAGAGCCATCCAAGGACAAAATTCAGGCAATCATCGATGCACCACGCCCAAGTACCGCAGCAGAACTACGCAGCTTTCTTGGGATCGTGGGATTCAGCGCTCGATTCCTACCCGACCTCTCCACGACTGCAGAGCCTCTACGCCGaatcacacacagaaacaattcCTTCACGTGGACCGACGAGCAAGAGCGAGCTTTCACgaaactaaagaaacagcTTGCTAAAGCCACCGCACTCGCGTACTTCGACCACACTGCACGTACACAGGTCATCGCAGACGCCAGCCCTGTTGGTCTCGGAGCAGTTCTCGTACAACAACAACCTAACGGTTCGTCTCGTGCAATCTGCTATGCCAGCCGCACGCTCACCAGTGTCGAACGCCGCTACAGTCAGACGGAGAAGGAAGCTTTAGGTCTTGTTTGGGCTTGTGAACGTTTTCACCAGTACCTGTACGGCACAACTTTTGACCTTGTCACCGATCACAAACCTCTCCAAGTGATATACTCTCAATCGTCAAAGCCATCTGCACGCATCGAACGATGGGTTCTTCGACTCCAGGCGTACACTTTCAAAGTAAAGTACGTCACCGGACCAAACAACATTGCTGACGCCTTGTCACGTTTACCGACCACCAGGATCGACGACGCAGTGGACACAGGTGATACTGAAGAGTCAGTCCACATAGTTACGCAGTGTACCGCTCCGTGTGCTATAGCAATAAAGGACATTGAAACCGCTTCAGCTAGTGATGATGAGCTACAGACCATCCGCCGATGCATAAGCACCAACGACTGGACACATCTCCCTCACAAGTTCATGCCGGTTCGCCACGAACTTACAGCTATCGGTCAAGTCGTTCTTCGCGGTACCAGGATAGTACCTCCTTCATGCTACCGTGACCGCATCCTGGAGTTAGCTCATGAAGGCCATCAAGGAATAGTAAAGACGAAGGAACGCCTCCGCACTAAAGTATGGTGGCCTGGTATCGACCGACAAGCGGAAATGACGTGTAAAACTTGTATCAGTTGTCAAGCCGTCAGTCAGCCGCTTCCTCCAGCTCCAGTCAAATCAACGGCACTACCACAAGGACCGTGGGAAGACCTAGCCACAGATTTGCTGGGACCTCTACCGACAGGAGAAACGCTACTCGTCACCGTAGACTACTACAGCCGCTACTTCGAGGTTGACATTCTACGGTCTACTACCGCGCAGTCCGTCATCAACCGTCTCAATGTTCATTTTGCACGGTACGGTATCCCGCGAAGCATTCGCACCGACAACGGACCGCAGTTCATTGCTTCCGAGTTCACTGCTTTCCTCAACGAGCTAGGAATCCAGCATCGCCGGAACACACCTCTTTGGCCACGGGCAAATGGAGAAGTAGAACGACAGAACCGTACTCTGTTGAAGGCCATCAAGGTCGCGAATCTTGAACAGAAACCATGGCGAGTGGAGTTACAAAGATTTCTACTAGCCTACCGGTCTACACCTCATTCAACAACAGGTGTCAGTCCCGCCGAGCTACTCTTTCGCCGTCCAATGCGCAGCAAGCTACCCGCTATCACGGATACGGTAAGTGATGACGTATCTGTTCGTGATCGTGACTCTGCACGTAAGCAAACCACGAAAGATTATGCTGACCAGTCGAGTCGTGCCCTGGACCATCCTGTCACAGAGGGAGACAGAGTTCTTGTCAGAAATACGACTCCTGCGAATAAGCTCAGTCCTACTTTCTTGCCGGATCCGTACACAGTTGTTTCTCGTCACGGGGATCAGCTTGTCCTCGAATCTCCGGGAAAAGTCAAGGTTAAACGCAACGTCCAGCTGACGAAGCCGGTATGCGAAAGGAAGGAAAGAGATGAGGACGTTGAGATATCAGCAGGCAGCAGTGAAAGTGCAAACACCGACAGCAACACCCAGGCAGATACTGGAGACCAAGCTGCAGCCACGACCCCGACACAAGACATGTCTGAGCCAGCGACACAACAATCAGAACGACCGAAGCGAACTATAGTCCCTCCTGCGCGATTTAAATCGTTTGTGACTTCGTTTCGTTAGTTTGTATACGTTCAATTTGTTCTCCGTATTGTTTATCTAAAGGAAGGGAGGGAAATGTAGTGTTTGAGGTCAGTTAATGTCATTAAGTGAGGACACGCCCTTGCGGCTACTACTATCTATTACTTAGGTTTCTAGCCCTGCCACTTGTATTCAGTTCTGTTCTAGccttggtacagtacagtacggaaAGCTACTCGTACGTAGCACGTTGTCTACTCGGTCCTCAGACTACACATTTCACAGGCAGTCGAACCCACTAGAATTTGCGAGAGCTACTTGTACATTAAACGAACAGACGACATGTGACGCAGCATTTCTGATCTCTATCGATACATGTTGGTCGATATTGTCACAACATGTTGGTATGACGGTAATGTGACCAATCCAGTATTGTGCTTGTAGATCAACCTTCCAATAAGAGTTCATTTCGACATCACTCGTTACAGCTGCTGTACTCACATTTCCATCAACTGCTCGTGATGGGTCACCATCCACTGATCCACGTGAAGACTGTTGAGCAGGTTTACCTAGAGATACAGTTCTAAGTCTgcctacaaccaaacaacgtCAAGCGCCCTACATGACACCACGGAGTCTGACATATGTTGAGTTACTTGAATAAACTTGCACTTCTGCTACGCGTAAGGTGAACTCCGTTGATGCTTTCGTGTCAATCCTAACAATTCTTACAAGATCCTGAGGAGGCCACCAGTCGTATGCTCGTGCCGTTTCTCCATCATAGTAAGGAAAAACGTCCGTGGTGGTCTGAGTTACAAATTGATTGCCTTGTTTTAGTAGTAGAGTTACGGTGTAATCTTTAAGGTAATCGTCTCTGTAGAAAGGAAAGACGACGACTCTAGAAATGCTGTAGGTGTCGCCCAAGTCAACTTGCCACCAGGGATTTTGCTCACTGTACGTGCTAGCGACACTGCCACCtgaaaatttgttgtttgtatttccaTCCACTGCGTTGGAAGCGGGCGTCTGTCCAACCCCAATAAAATTGCCTATCGACGATTGTGATGCTGTTTTGTGTAGAGCAACGTTGACTGCAAGTCAAACGAGTTTAAGAACCATAAAGAAAGGAAGTTAGTGCATGCCGCATGACAATAGAGAAACAGGAAGAGACAGTGCAGCAACAGACTGACCTTGAGCTGAATTCTCTTGGAGTTGCCAACAAAGCGACAACAAACAAGTGACAAGAGAGATGGAAAGCATTGCAGTAAACCGTTAATCTACTCCTGGACGGTTTAGATCGCTAATAGAGGGGGACTGCATATGAGTAGAAGCACGTGAGTTTGTAACACCAGAAGCAATCAATATGATAATGTGACACGAGCAGAAATGTTGGGAAGTTCATTGCATACGCAGTGCACCAACACAatgacgcacagacagacaaataaacaaacagagacagacagacggatagacggacggacagacagaaagacagacagagcgacggacggacggacgggcaaacggacagacagacagaaagacagacaaagtacaTTATCACAACAGATCCACAATGACAAGCTGTACTACAAGCTTCAACACAAAGCCTTAACTCTGCCAAGTTTCTTAGATAAAAACGGATAGCCCACTGATTGACACGCCACACGATATATTTTGTtagatttatattaatttttcaaTTACAACTTTACAGTCAATCCAACTTTCCTATACTCGTCGTGCTTTACGTGGCTTGCATCCATTGTGTGGCACAGGAGTGACGTCAGTTATACTGACAACATCAAGACCACCCACCTGAAGACCTTTCACTGCTGACTACAATAAGCAGCAAATAAAGAGACACAAAGGTGTCTATATGCATAACACAATGAGGTATGTGATACCTGGACAGTAAGCCACCTGCCACGAGGACCAAATCCCTTCACTTTGACTCGAATTCTAGTCGTGCCATTTGACGCTGCTGTCTAACATACAAAAGCATTAGTAATATTTTAATCAAAaagtaataaatttaattaataaaataaataaactattaatataaataaataactcaatatacatattttaactcataaatatattaatttatatattaataattaattaatatattaataattaactaatatattaataattaattaatatattaataattaattaatatattaataaataattaatatattaattaatatattgatgGTAATAGATTGTATAGCAACAGTTGCTGGCCACTCTAAAACTCAAGCATATTAAATGATTAGCAGTCTCTCTGTGGCACTTGCATGTTTGAAGGGAATTCCCAGGCgcgtaccgtggcatgggctaaatgggctatagcccccccagtttttgtgggcgtttcccattttgtcaggtgaaaactagcgttacgtcgctttttgtaaacgtgcgcgtctgtttacagtctggATGTTCGAGGCCGAGCATGCGTGTCTCACACTAGGCTGCAGACATCGGTTTCCGTGATCAACACTACTTCACTGACACCATGTCGTCTCATCAGCAAAACCAGAAGTACAAAAAACAGACGCGCATGGGGCTGGAAAGGGTCTTAGAGACAGCTATCCAGAAGTTTTAAGGCTTTTGCAAATATATCTGGTAGTTCCAGTCTCATCAGCAGAATCTGAGCGTTCCTTTTCTACTCTCCGTCGTCTAAAGACTTGGCTTAGGAGTTCTATGGAAGAAGAAAGACTTGCAGCTCTGGCCTTACTAACAGTTGAGAGAGAAGAGGTATTGAAGTTAGAGGAAGCTATTGATGAACTCATAGAAGAGTTCTGTGCAAGAGGAAACCGCAGGATGATTTTTCAGTAAATAGGTGCTTGTTTAGTCTGctccatactgtatatatgtatacgagtaaacgtaatactttgtggtctgcattgttgctactaatacaatttttgtcaaaggggcgtgtcagtgttcgggtatttcagcccccccacttccaatggccacggtacgcccctggAATTCCACAGATACGTACACATAGGTTGTTAGTAGCAAATGTAacatcaaaaattatttaataaattactaattttgaaatattaaataatttaaaatttactaaaaatttGTCTACATGGCAACCGGTCCCTCTGATCTGTACTTGTGCTTTTCTGTTACAAAGTCCACTTCATTGTGATGCCTGCATTTTCAGATCTGGACACTTTTGtggtgacagacagacagacagacagacagacagacagagacagacagacagagacagacagacagacaaacagacagacagacagagacagacagacaaacagacagacagagacagacagacagacaaacagacagacagacaaacagacagacagacagagacagacagacagacagacagagacagacagagacagacagacagacagacaaccagtaTTGGTTTAGAAATATCAAGCAGCAAGTGTGAGGTCTTTTCGTCATCCTCAGGCATCAAACTTCTCGGAGATCAAATTTCATCTATTCCGACTACATCCACGGGAACCACAATCCTTGGGGTTCCTATTGGCTGCCCATCATTTATTCAGTCCCACTGTTCATCATTTGCTGACTCTGGAAACCTTTTGTGTGACCAACTGGTCGAGCTTGAGGATCCACAGAGTGCGATGCTTTTACTTAGGCATTGCCATGTTCCTAGAATGACACACTTGGCAAGGTCAGTAGCACCAAAGTACCTCATCGAAGCAGCTTCACTGCATGATCATCTGACAAGAGAGTCATTTTCAAAAATACTGAACTGTGGTCCAATTCCAAACGACAGGTGGTTTCAAGCGACACTACCGATTAAAAATGGAGGTTTTGGGATGACATCCATTACAGAGATATGTCAAATAGCCTTTATATCTAGCTGGGCTAATGCACTGTCGACATTACCGATTCGATTCCCAGCTATGGAGAATCAAATTAATGAAATCATTTTTGGAGATGGTGCAGATGGTTCTATTAGATCCGAGTTACTTCGAGCAATTCCTCCTGGCAAGATTTTTACTGACTTGCTAGAGGACACTAAGagactacaacaaaaattaactCGTCAACACATGTCTTTTGCTACTGCCCACATGGTAGAAAACACTGCTTCGCCCACAGATGCGGCTCGCCTTCGCTCTCTAGGTGGAAAAGGTGCTGGCTCCTGGCTTAACACGATTCCAGAATCAGCAAAATTCGCACTCTCACCTTACGAATTCCGTTTGGCGTGTTTGCTGAGATTGGGTCTATCTTTGCCGGCTGTCAGATGGATTGAGCAGTGTGATTGTGGAACTGCATTAGACGAAATGGGATACCACTTGCTGACTTGTAAGAAGGGTGGTGGGCCTGTTTGGTCACACGATTCGATAGTAAGTGAATGGGATGACCAAGGGCGTCACATGGGTCCCAAAAGTGGGGGGGCGAAAATTTGAAGCTGAGATATGTGACGTAATTCATGGCgtcatatatattaaattctttttaatatcaacattacaaaaAGTTTACTAACTATTGTAGAGGAAGACGTCTGTCACAAAGAGCACCAAATTGTGAAACAAGATCATCAATATTACTCTCCAGTTCCTTAGCAATGTCGCATTCGAAGCACATCAGAGCAAGGGACCGGAGGCGCTCGTCAGCCATCCTAGTTCGCAGCCATGATTTTAGTCGCCTTAGAGCAGAAAACGACCGCTCTGCAGTTGAAGATGTAGCAGGAATGCAgagaaacaacttgaacagtttgaagacttgGGGAAACAATTCTGTGCAACGGAGAGAAACAAACTGACGAGCAAGAGCACCTATGTTGCCGGTCTCCACAACGTCTTTAGAAAAGTGCAGTTTAGAATAATTGTAAAATACTCTTATTTCAGACGTGAACTGAGTGTTGTCAAAGTCACCTGTGTAAAAGTGTAATATCTCACTCACAAGCGACTGATCTGGCGCCGATAACGAGACTGACTCGGACAACAACTTCTCAATTCCACAGAACACACGGTAATCTTTGCTACAAAAGCGTCGAGTTAGGTCTGATACCATGATATCCAATAATTCATAATATGCTTGTCGATAACGTTCTTTTGGTGACAGTGGCTGATATTGGGTCGTGCTTCGTTCGTCAATTCGGTGAGAAGGTCGACGAGCTCGAAGGAGAGCTGGTGGAGTCAGGTTTTTTGCTTTACTCTCTTTCTCCGATGACTGCCAGAAATTCTCAAAACTTTCATTTGTTCTGAAACTTTGTAGAGTAGCAATGACGCTATCAGCTGATCTTTTTGCTGCCTGAAGATCTACGTTCTCTCCCTGCAGGTACTGGGATAGATGAGAGATTAATCCTAGTAGAGTGTCTAGAACGGACACatagaagagaaaattgaatgaagatacaacagtcagtaaacaGTGAGCTTCACTTCCGATCGCAGCATCGTCAGAGAGTTCGTCCAGAGCAATCAGAATTGATGCAAACTGTTGCCTAACAGTATGGACTGCTGCGTGCCTGGAACCCCACCTAGTATGACATGGTCGTTGGAGTACTGCTTGCGGG
This window contains:
- the LOC134192394 gene encoding uncharacterized protein LOC134192394, with product MLSISLVTCLLSLCWQLQENSAQVNVALHKTASQSSIGNFIGVGQTPASNAVDGNTNNKFSGGSVASTYSEQNPWWQVDLGDTYSISRVVVFPFYRDDYLKDYTVTLLLKQGNQFVTQTTTDVFPYYDGETARAYDWWPPQDLVRIVRIDTKASTEFTLRVAEVQVYSSRLRTVSLGKPAQQSSRGSVDGDPSRAVDGNVSTAAVTSDVEMNSYWKVDLQAQYWIGHITVIPTCCDNIDQHVSIEIRNAASHVVCSFNVQVALANSSGFDCL
- the LOC134192393 gene encoding uncharacterized protein K02A2.6-like, yielding MSLTLVQYSTESYSYVARCLLGPQTTHFTTTPTEFVVIRSKGQLLLGRKSAQQFGVLRLKPERPHTAHTVNTSGDQFRVDIEQRYPQLFHGVGKLDGYQAHIHIDPQVRPVAQKPRRIPFALRKPVSDRLEELLTKDIIEKVDGPTSWVSPVVVAPKASGEIRLCVDMRRANEAIIRERYPIPTVDEILQALNGSTVFSKLDLRWGFHQVELDEASRDITTFAVNDGLYRYKRMMFGITSAPEKYQHIVSQLLTDCPGALNIADDLIVYGPDQGTHDANLFRVLDRLRECGLTLNLQKCWFRRTKVEFYGLQLSGQGVEPSKDKIQAIIDAPRPSTAAELRSFLGIVGFSARFLPDLSTTAEPLRRITHRNNSFTWTDEQERAFTKLKKQLAKATALAYFDHTARTQVIADASPVGLGAVLVQQQPNGSSRAICYASRTLTSVERRYSQTEKEALGLVWACERFHQYLYGTTFDLVTDHKPLQVIYSQSSKPSARIERWVLRLQAYTFKVKYVTGPNNIADALSRLPTTRIDDAVDTGDTEESVHIVTQCTAPCAIAIKDIETASASDDELQTIRRCISTNDWTHLPHKFMPVRHELTAIGQVVLRGTRIVPPSCYRDRILELAHEGHQGIVKTKERLRTKVWWPGIDRQAEMTCKTCISCQAVSQPLPPAPVKSTALPQGPWEDLATDLLGPLPTGETLLVTVDYYSRYFEVDILRSTTAQSVINRLNVHFARYGIPRSIRTDNGPQFIASEFTAFLNELGIQHRRNTPLWPRANGEVERQNRTLLKAIKVANLEQKPWRVELQRFLLAYRSTPHSTTGVSPAELLFRRPMRSKLPAITDTVSDDVSVRDRDSARKQTTKDYADQSSRALDHPVTEGDRVLVRNTTPANKLSPTFLPDPYTVVSRHGDQLVLESPGKVKVKRNVQLTKPVCERKERDEDVEISAGSSESANTDSNTQADTGDQAAATTPTQDMSEPATQQSERPKRTIVPPARFKSFVTSFR